Proteins from a single region of Papaver somniferum cultivar HN1 unplaced genomic scaffold, ASM357369v1 unplaced-scaffold_79, whole genome shotgun sequence:
- the LOC113344569 gene encoding probable LRR receptor-like serine/threonine-protein kinase At4g36180 → MNSLSKSNIITALFLHSLLFLLINIPLACHGCHEQERRALLDFKFSLEDPANRLSSWLDDNKYRNCCDWHGVGCSSDSSHVISINLRNTVLETFYNEYPIDEYHNDMPPQPNTALRGKFSSSFVNISHLEYVDLAFNNFEQSEILFLFSALTKLVHLDLSHSNFFAPASTSLTNLSSLRYLDLSCGSIFRSIYFVGTGSCLELSSLKWLRGLVNLKVLRLRGINLYDAASSEKNFAESISYLSNLRNLDLRYCNLPSTDFPTHEFYNLSRLSSLRLTGNSDLKFHIPVQLLNLTSLSILELSGCDLQGSVPYLPQLTQLDVSHNYDLRPDLTRMFQQKWPKLQRLSISDTNAIGSIPDSISNAPLLVSLDASDCRFEGSLPSSIYNLSQLRSLDLSENSITGSIHSSISNITFLSTLGLSGNKLQGSIPESISNLKFLRTLDLSGNNLQGSIPESISNLKKLRLSRNNLHGSIPKSICKSSNLMYLDLSRNDLTGVIPTCFSKLNFSTFDLSKNKLHGRLPLPPQSLYTDLFSSFDVSYNKITGEISTDYGTRLSSFTSINLAGNELSSSIPFSICSRDSESNPEYINLSNNKLFGVIPTSIGYSRNLVSLNLANNNLTGNVPNEIQLLKSLLFLQLNDNSLDGTPLNLISKLQELQVLNLANNHFEGSIPSAFGSAIGLSILSLRSNKFNGSIPEEFTRLKKLQILDLSGNNLNGLIPRKIGNLMMLRSRPNDESLVTSTTLLGSSIDVQLQMVIKGIKLQFRKLYAYSSGIDLSCNNLEGNIPEDIVLLKGLSTLNLSHNHLSSVIPQSIGSMNGLESLDLSFNKLTGLIPYSLASISSLGKLNLSYNNLSGKIPRDPHFDTLSGEGSAYLNNSLLCGFYTNNTCEADQRTDATDSDSTNEDDKDDAKDKLLLYAIVALGFAVGFWGLFFVLLLKKQKWWFSYWRLVDVVAVGVANCTWKN, encoded by the coding sequence ATGAATTCCTTGAGTAAAAGTAATATAATAACTGCACTCTTTCTACATTCCTTGCTCTTTTTATTAATTAACATCCCATTAGCTTGTCATGGATGCCATGAACAGGAAAGAAGAGCACTCCTTGATTTCAAATTCTCATTGGAGGACCCTGCGAATCGTTTATCTTCATGGCTAGATGACAACAAATATAGAAACTGTTGTGATTGGCACGGAGTGGGATGTTCCAGTGATTCTTCTCATGTTATCTCCATAAACCTCCGTAACACAGTCCTTGAAACTTTCTACAATGAGTATCCCATTGATGAATATCACAACGATATGCCACCACAGCCAAATACTGCATTGCGAGGTAAATTCTCTTCCTCGTTTGTCAACATTAGTCATCTCGAGTATGTTGATCTTGCCTTCAACAATTTTGAGCAATCGGAAATCCTCTTTCTATTTTCTGCTCTCACCAAACTCGTGCATCTTGATCTCTCCCACTCTAACTTCTTTGCTCCAGCTTCGACATCATTAACCAACTTATCGTCCTTAAGATACCTCGACTTATCTTGTGGTTCTATATTTAGATCAATATACTTTGTAGGTACTGGTTCTTGCTTAGAATTGTCATCTTTAAAATGGTTAAGAGGGTTGGTAAACCTAAAGGTCTTAAGATTGAGAGGCATTAATTTATATGACGCTGCGTCTTCAGAAAAGAATTTTGCTGAGTCAATTTCCTATCTTTCTAATCTTAGGAATCTTGATCTCAGATATTGTAATCTACCAAGCACAGATTTTCCCACCCATGAGTTTTACAATCTTTCTCGTCTATCTTCTCTCAGGTTGACTGGCAATTCTGATCTAAAATTCCACATACCAGTACAGCTACTCAATTTAACTTCACTTTCTATTCTTGAATTATCTGGTTGTGATTTACAAGGTTCAGTTCCATATCTTCCTCAACTGACACAGCTTGATGTGAGTCATAATTATGATCTTCGTCCTGATCTAACTAGAATGTTTCAACAAAAATGGCCTAAACTTCAAAGACTTTCTATATCAGATACTAATGCAATTGGATCAATCCCGGACTCAATTTCCAATGCGCCATTATTGGTCAGCCTTGATGCTTCGGATTGTCGGTTTGAAGGGTCTTTACCTTCTTCAATCTACAATCTTTCCCAACTGCGATCTCTGGACCTCTCTGAAAACTCAATAACAGGTTCTATCCATTCCTCAATATCCAATATAACATTCTTAAGCACGCTCGGCTTGTCTGGAAATAAGCTCCAAGGTTCCATTCCAGAATCAATATCTAATCTAAAATTCTTAAGGACGCTTGACTTGTCTGGAAATAATCTCCAAGGTTCCATTCCAGAATCAATATCTAATCTGAAAAAGTTACGCTTGTCTAGAAATAATCTCCATGGTTCCATACCCAAATCAATCTGTAAATCGAGTAATCTAATGTATTTGGACTTGTCTCGTAATGACTTAACAGGAGTTATTCCAACTTGTTTCTCCAAACTCAATTTCAGTACATTTGATCTGTCAAAAAACAAACTTCATGGTAGACTGCCTCTTCCACCGCAATCTCTTTATACCGATTTATTTTCATCCTTCGATGTATCATATAATAAAATCACTGGTGAAATCTCAACAGATTATGGAACACGACTttctagttttacttccatcaATCTAGCTGGCAATGAACTTTCAAGTTCGATCCCGTTTTCGATATGTTCAAGAGATTCAGAGTCTAATCCTGAATATATAAACCTTTCAAACAACAAACTTTTCGGGGTCATACCTACTAGTATAGGGTACTCGCGGAATCTTGTATCTCTAAACCTCGCCAACAATAACCTCACGGGAAATGTTCCAAATGAGATTCAACTTCTAAAATCATTGTTATTTCTTCAACTAAATGACAACAGTCTGGATGGTACTCCTCTTAACCTCATCAGTAAGCTTCAAGAATTGCAAGTTCTCAACTTAGCAAATAACCACTTCGAAGGCAGTATACCCAGTGCATTTGGTTCGGCTATCGGATTGAGCATTCTTTCCTTAAGGTCAAATAAGTTCAATGGGTCAATCCCTGAAGAGTTCACTCGTTTGAAAAAACTCCAAATATTAGACTTATCAGGGAATAATCTAAACGGTTTAATTCCTAGGAAAATAGGAAACTTAATGATGCTAAGAAGCAGACCTAATGATGAATCTTTGGTTACTAGTACAACTTTGCTAGGCAGTTCAATTGACGTGCAATTGCAGATGGTGATCAAAGGGATCAAGTTACAGTTTCGTAAACTGTATGCATATAGTTCTGGGATTGATCTATCGTGTAACAATCTTGAAGGCAATATCCCAGAAGATATTGTTCTACTGAAAGGGCTTTCCACACTTAATTTATCACACAATCACTTATCCAGCGTTATACCACAAAGTATTGGAAGCATGAATGGTTTAGAATCCTTGGATCTCAGTTTCAACAAATTAACCGGACTTATCCCATACTCTTTAGCATCAATAAGTTCTCTTGGGAAATTGAACCTATCTTACAATAACTTGAGTGGTAAGATCCCAAGAGACCCACACTTTGATACATTGAGTGGAGAAGGTTCAGCATATCTCAACAACAGTTTGTTGTGTGGCTTCTACACAAATAATACTTGCGAGGCTGATCAGAGAACTGACGCTACTGATAGTGATTCTACAAATgaagatgataaagatgatgCAAAAGATAAGTTGTTGTTGTATGCTATAGTTGCCTTGGGGTTTGCAGTTGGATTTTGGGGtctattctttgttttgcttctCAAGAAACAGAAATGGTGGTTCTCGTATTGGAGATTAGTAGATGTGGTTGCAGTGGGGGTCGCTAATTGTACGTGGAAAAATTAG
- the LOC113344734 gene encoding mitochondrial substrate carrier family protein B-like, which translates to MQTEARVGVVVDGGCSGGGGGAKRTFSSSVHGGASASTIDGGARNKFLPQKKQQHQQHQHISTVSQLLAGGIAGAVGKTCTAPLARLTILFQVQGMHIDVANLNKASIWREASRIVREEGFRAFWKGNLVTIVHRLPYSSISFYAYERYKNSLQSIPGLERHRENVTSDLFVRLVGGGLAGITAASLTYPLDLVRTRLAAQTHEVYYRGISHTLRTICKEEGCFGLYKGLGATLLGVGPSIAISFAVYETLRSYWQSKRQRDSTVLVSLACGSLSGIASSTATFPLDLVRRRMQLEGAGGRSRVYKTGLFGTFGQIFRGEGLRGLYRGILPEYYKVVPSVGIVFMTYETMKMLLSETQSSD; encoded by the exons ATGCAAACAGAAGCTCGAGTTGGTGTGGTTGTTGACGGTGGATGTTCTGGCGGTGGAGGAGGAGCCAAAAGAACCTTTAGTAGTTCTGTTCATGGTGGTGCTTCTGCTTCTACCATCGATGGCGGTGCTAGGAATAAATTCCTACCCCAAAAAAAACAACAGCATCAGCAACATCAACATATCAGTACGGTGTCTCAACTGCTTGCTGGTGGAATTGCCGGAGCTGTGGGTAAAACTTGTACTGCTCCTCTTGCTCGCCTCACAATCCTCTTTCAG GTTCAAGGTATGCACATAGATGTTGCGAATTTGAACAAGGCTAGCATATGGAGGGAGGCGTCACGGATTGTACGAGAAGAAGGTTTCAGAGCTTTCTGGAAAGGGAATTTGGTTACTATTGTTCATCGTCTTCCGTATTCTTCGATTAGCTTCTATGCTTACGAACGCTACAAAAAT TCACTGCAGTCAATTCCTGGATTAGAGAGGCATAGGGAAAATGTTACTTCCGATCTTTTTGTTCGGCTGGTGGGTGGAGGGCTGGCAGGGATAACAGCTGCATCCCTTACTTATCCACTAGATCTTGTGAGGACGCGGCTTGCGGCACAG ACGCATGAAGTTTACTACAGAGGTATTTCACATACTCTTCGTACTATTTGCAAAGAAGAGGGTTGCTTTGGCTTGTATAAGGGTCTTGGAGCAACACTGCTG GGAGTTGGACCTAGTATAGCTATCAGTTTTGCGGTTTATGAGACGCTGAGATCTTATTGGCAATCAAAAAG GCAACGGGATTCAACTGTTTTGGTAAGCCTGGCATGTGGCAGCCTTTCAGGCATTGCATCATCAACAG CCACATTTCCGCTGGATCTTGTGAGGCGGCGGATGCAGTTAGAAGGGGCAGGTGGTCGATCCCGTGTCTACAAGACGGGCCTTTTTGGGACGTTTGGCCAAATATTCCGAGGTGAAGGTCTACGTGGTCTGTACAGGGGAATACTGCCAGAATACTACAAGGTTGTTCCAAGTGTAGGAATAGTCTTCATGACTTACGAGACAATGAAGATGCTTTTATCTGAGACTCAATCCAGTGACTAG
- the LOC113344747 gene encoding protein DA1-related 2-like, with translation MSSSSGAVHHISQPCIYGSGQLVPSYAERKSRFMKWLGKVFNGGSSRHGVTNRRLGEENRAVLRAPSRSMDDRSRPDNEDGTALSLNENLKKPNGYRRSTDHDGELARQLQESLNKSSYPRAQPQYFPGGYRFCGGCNREIGSSNYLGCMGAFWHPECFCCRACSQPITENEFSLSGRNPYHKSCFKELHHPKCEVCHQFIPTNGAGLIEYRSHPYWKQKYCPSHEHDCTARCCSCERLESWNTRYISLGDGRNLCLECMESAIMDTGDCQSLYHAIRDYYEGMYMKLDQQIPMLLVERHALNEAIEGEKNGYHHMPETRGLCLSEEQTVSSIFRRPKLGNNRFTGMRTQQQKLTRRCEVTAILVLYGLPRLLTGSILAHELMHGWLRLKGYRNLSPEVEEGICQVLSYMWLESEVLPGSINMASTSTSTASSSSSSSKKGGKSDLEKKLGEFFMHLIAHDTSTAYGEGFRAGNAAVNRYGLRRTLDHIRLTGNFPM, from the exons ATGTCTTCTTCTTCTGGGGCTGTTCACCATATCTCTCAGCCTTGCATCTATGGTTCTG GGCAGCTTGTTCCATCCTATGCAGAAAGAAAATCCCGGTTCATGAAATGGCTCGGTAAGGTTTTCAATGGTGGTTCCAGTCGTCATGGGGTAACTAATCGGAGGCTCGGGGAGGAAAACAGGGCGGTCTTGCGTGCGCCAAGCAGATCCATG GATGACCGTTCTAGACCTGATAACGAGGATGGGACTGCACTTTCTCTTAATGAAAATTTAAAGAAACCAAATG GATACAGAAGGTCTACTGACCATGACGGGGAGCTCGCTAGACAACTTCAGGAGAGTTTAAATAAGTCTTCATATCCACGTGCTCAGCCTCAATATTTCCCGGGAGGATATAGATTTTGTGGTGGTTGCAACCGCGAAATTGGGTCTTCTAATTATTTAGGATGCATGGGTGCCTTTTGGCACCCTGAGTGTTTCTGTTGCCGCGCTTGTAGTCAGCCAATAACCGAGAATGAG TTTTCTTTGTCAGGGAGGAACCCATACCACAAGTCCTGTTTCAAAGAGTTGCACCATCCAAAGTGTGAAGTCTGCCATCAATTT ATCCCAACAAATGGAGCTGGTTTAATCGAGTACAGATCTCACCCAtattggaaacaaaaatattgtccTTCACATGAACACGATTGCACTGCTCGTTGCTGCAGTTGTGAACGGTTAGAG TCATGGAATACGAGATACATTTCTTTGGGAGACGGACGAAATCTATGCCTAGAATGTATGGAGTCTGCTATAATGGATACCGGTGACTGCCAATCGCTTTACCATGCAATCAGAGACTACTACGAAGGAATGTATATGAAACTTGATCAGCAGATACCAATGCTTCTGGTTGAGCGACACGCACTCAATGAAGCGATAGAGGGGGAAAAGAAT GGTTATCATCATATGCCAGAGACAAGGGGTTTATGTCTTTCCGAGGAGCAGACTGTCAGCAGT ATATTTAGAAGGCCAAAACTGGGGAACAACAGATTTACTGGAATGCGAACGCAGCAACAAAAGCTTACACGGAGATGTGAGGTTACAGCCATTCTGGTTCTTTATGGCCTACCAAG GTTACTCACAGGTTCTATTCTTGCGCACGAACTAATGCATGGATGGTTGCGCCTAAAAG GTTACCGGAATTTGAGCCCTGAGGTAGAGGAAGGCATCTGTCAGGTGCTCTCTTACATGTGGCTCGAGTCAGAAGTCTTGCCAGGTTCAATAAACATGGCATCTACGTCTACGTCTACagcttcttcctcctcttcatcatcaaaaaaaGGAGGAAAATCCGACCTTGAAAAGAAACTAGGCGAATTCTTCATGCATCTAATTGCGCATGACACATCCACGGCCTACGGAGAAGGTTTTAGAGCTGGTAATGCAGCAGTGAACCGGTATGGGCTTAGAAGAACGCTAGACCATATTCGCCTAACGGGGAACTTTCCCATGTAA